One part of the Prochlorococcus marinus str. MIT 9313 genome encodes these proteins:
- a CDS encoding shikimate dehydrogenase: protein MISGTTSLIGLLGQPVHHSLSPVMQNAALAAMNLDWCYMAMPCETNDLANVLCALRSINCLGLNITIPHKQDVAKTCRELSPLAKRLKAVNTLIPHADGGWTGTNTDVAGFIAPLQESKCEWHGRRAVVLGCGGSARAVVAGLQDLKLAQIMVVGRRSDALKRFLDDLQPNPASSESDCQVLLQGILQHDPALIEQLTKADLVVNTTPIGMSQNRAETSTPRAPMPLGKKIWQNLSPKTTLYDLIYTPKPTAWLTLGTEHGCHCIDGLEMLVQQGAASLRLWSGNNKVPVEEMRKAALSWLTV from the coding sequence ATGATTAGCGGCACAACCTCCCTAATAGGCCTGCTCGGCCAACCAGTGCACCATTCCCTCTCACCGGTGATGCAAAACGCAGCCCTCGCTGCAATGAATCTCGACTGGTGCTACATGGCCATGCCATGCGAAACCAACGATCTGGCCAATGTGCTCTGCGCTCTGCGTTCGATCAACTGCCTTGGACTGAACATCACCATCCCCCACAAACAAGACGTGGCCAAAACCTGTCGAGAGCTCAGCCCATTAGCAAAACGACTGAAAGCCGTCAACACTCTGATCCCTCATGCCGACGGCGGCTGGACAGGCACCAACACAGACGTGGCCGGTTTTATTGCACCCCTTCAAGAAAGCAAGTGCGAGTGGCATGGGCGTCGTGCAGTCGTGCTCGGTTGCGGTGGTAGCGCCCGAGCAGTCGTTGCAGGTCTGCAAGATTTAAAATTGGCTCAAATCATGGTGGTTGGCCGCCGATCTGATGCGCTGAAGAGATTTCTCGATGATCTCCAGCCCAACCCAGCCAGCTCCGAATCTGATTGCCAAGTGCTCTTGCAAGGGATTCTCCAACATGACCCTGCTCTGATTGAACAGCTAACCAAAGCCGATCTGGTGGTCAACACCACACCAATAGGCATGTCCCAAAACCGTGCGGAAACATCAACTCCTAGAGCGCCAATGCCCCTGGGGAAGAAGATTTGGCAAAACTTAAGCCCAAAGACAACTCTCTATGACCTGATTTACACACCAAAACCAACCGCCTGGCTAACCTTAGGAACTGAACATGGCTGCCATTGCATAGATGGCCTCGAAATGCTTGTTCAACAAGGCGCTGCCTCTCTAAGGCTCTGGAGCGGCAACAACAAGGTGCCTGTCGAAGAGATGAGAAAAGCTGCTCTGAGCTGGCTCACGGTTTAG
- a CDS encoding Tic20 family protein encodes MLIPIWQRLLGVLIYMLPWSDTIPFGRSLFVQFPLLELLALPALPLIILEQGIPFGSLLIFFLLFLAVVRNPKVPYFLRFNTLQALLVDIVVVLLGYAFQILLQPLSGAFMLRTLTSTVLVAMLAIVIFALIECLRGREPDLPGISQAVRMQLS; translated from the coding sequence ATGCTGATCCCTATCTGGCAACGGTTGCTGGGAGTGCTGATTTACATGCTCCCTTGGAGCGACACCATTCCATTTGGGCGAAGTTTATTTGTGCAATTTCCATTGCTTGAATTGCTTGCACTTCCAGCCCTACCTTTAATAATCCTGGAACAAGGGATCCCGTTCGGAAGTCTTCTAATATTTTTCTTGCTATTTCTTGCCGTTGTAAGGAACCCTAAAGTTCCCTATTTTCTTCGCTTCAACACACTGCAAGCACTACTCGTAGACATTGTTGTCGTACTGCTGGGCTATGCCTTCCAAATCCTTCTACAACCTCTTAGTGGTGCTTTCATGCTGCGAACGCTAACCAGCACTGTGCTCGTGGCAATGCTTGCCATCGTGATTTTCGCCCTCATCGAATGCCTAAGAGGACGTGAACCAGACCTGCCAGGTATCAGCCAAGCCGTTCGCATGCAACTCTCCTAA